From Triticum aestivum cultivar Chinese Spring chromosome 4A, IWGSC CS RefSeq v2.1, whole genome shotgun sequence, a single genomic window includes:
- the LOC123087581 gene encoding mitochondrial import receptor subunit TOM9-2: protein MESAMTTWTAVASSVADQGRKLAAAAGPACSTAAETGRQACSCAAEVGRQAGTVAWKLTRSTGKAAWIAGTSFLVLVAPLMILTDREAAFNENENAWTEYQTLLGPPSW from the coding sequence ATGGAGTCGGCGATGACGACGTGGACGGCCGTTGCGTCGTCGGTGGCGGACCAGGGGCGGAAGCTGGCGGCGGCCGCTGGGCCGGCGTGCTCGACCGCGGCGGAGACGGGGCGCCAGGCGTGCTCGTGCGCGGCGGAGGTGGGGCGCCAGGCGGGGACGGTGGCCTGGAAGCTGACGCGGAGCACGGGGAAGGCGGCGTGGATCGCGGGGACGAGCTTCCTGGTGCTGGTGGCGCCGCTCATGATCCTGACGGACCGTGAGGCCGCGTTCAACGAGAATGAGAACGCGTGGACAGAGTACCAGACCCTCTTGGGCCCTCCTTCCTGGTAG